Below is a genomic region from Fibrobacter sp..
GGCTGCAGTCCGATAACTTGACATTAAGGACATCCAGGCAGCCCTTCTGGTTCATAGTGGAACATTTCTTCTCCACCTTTAAAACATCAGGTGTGCTTTCTGCTGTCTTATTGCTGGCTGTGGCAGGTTTTATTGGTTTCAATTTCAAGAGTACCAGAGACCACACTGTTCCTACTCTCGTATATGAACTGCATGGCTCGGCGGTTAATTTTTTGAAATTGTCTGCCCAGGAGGAGAATACTTTCAGTTCCACTCCTGGAGGAGCAGTTACACTGGTTAATGCTCATGGAGTTGTGGAGCTTCAGAATGAATCCAGTATTCATCTGGCCAAACTCTCTAAGAAGGGGGTTCATTACAATGTGGCCTTTAAGGAGAGTGAGACTGGAGGAATGGCTCGGGGGCGGGTTTCATTTCTGGTAAATTCCAAGAGGCCTAATGAGGAGTTCAAGGTTTATACTCCTGATTATCAGATCACGGTTAAGGGTACTTATTTCAGGGTTGAACCGGATCTTACCGGAAAGGTCAGCACCAGGGTTCTTGAGGGATCGGTAAAGATTTCATCGCGCATTTTCGGTGATACTGTTCTTCTAGCGGGGCAGAGTATTCTTTATGATCCTGCTACTAACCAATACCGGATCCATAATGGTGGGCCGGTTGTGCAGCGCAGAGAGATTGAGCAGTTCCCTGCAGTTGAGGAATTGCTTGACTATCGCACCATCTACATAAGTGCAAATGTGCCAGATGCAGAGGTGCGAATCAATGACAAGTATTACGGAACGGCTCCTTTGGGACTGCTTCAGCCAGCAGGGATACACCGTATTCAAATTACAAAGAGGGGCTATGTTAAAGTCGATACTACAATCGAGCTGTCGGGTGACAGTATCGTAAACAGGATTGAGGTTACCTTAAGCGAGATAAAGAAACCCTCCATAGTGAACCCGGAGCCGGTAATCGAGGTAAAGGAGTCTGAACTGAGGGATGAACCGGTTCAGAGGAAAGGATCTGTTGTTTCGCCTGATCAGGTTGCCAGGATGATGATGGGGGGAGATAATGATTTTGAGCAGGAAAAGATCACCACTCAGAATTATCTGAAGGCGCAAAAAGCT
It encodes:
- a CDS encoding tetratricopeptide repeat protein, with protein sequence MTLRTSRQPFWFIVEHFFSTFKTSGVLSAVLLLAVAGFIGFNFKSTRDHTVPTLVYELHGSAVNFLKLSAQEENTFSSTPGGAVTLVNAHGVVELQNESSIHLAKLSKKGVHYNVAFKESETGGMARGRVSFLVNSKRPNEEFKVYTPDYQITVKGTYFRVEPDLTGKVSTRVLEGSVKISSRIFGDTVLLAGQSILYDPATNQYRIHNGGPVVQRREIEQFPAVEELLDYRTIYISANVPDAEVRINDKYYGTAPLGLLQPAGIHRIQITKRGYVKVDTTIELSGDSIVNRIEVTLSEIKKPSIVNPEPVIEVKESELRDEPVQRKGSVVSPDQVARMMMGGDNDFEQEKITTQNYLKAQKAERAGNWRSAIKLFQQVFDDQSASRLRREDALFSIGKLKAENEKNPFEAKEVFLTYLALFPSGSFAGESWLRLAELEFRTNPENAIQYYLKYFEMFPRHPRIPELQNRVGVIYLQQKRYDDAIAMFRQALSNQMAPRDEERRNVILNLHKALQEKGDIQSAEAIYKQYLAEVDKEK